ACCCTAAGAAAGTATCCCTGATGAAAACTAAAAATATAAAAATAGTCAAAATCACCCAATCTATTAAAGGGAAAGATAAATTTAATAAAACCAGGATACAATTAAAAGTTTATGCATCATCCCCACAGATAAAAACAAAAGAAGAAAAGGAATCTACAGGAGACCGTATAAATTACCATGTTAGAAAAAGTATTACAAATTCATTTAAAACTGAAAATATAACAAATAGATTGTTTAACCCTGCTTTTTCTAATAAATACAGTTTTACAACTGCAAATGTTCTTTGGATTTAGCATAAAAGATTATAAATAGTAAAGATAGAAAAGAATAAAAAGGAAAAAATCTAGAAAATTGAAATATTAAAAAATTAACCTAAATAATAGAAATAATCTTTTAAGTGTATGAACTGTGCAAATGTTTGATTATGAGTAACACTTGGCATTAAAATAGCAACGATTATTCCAATTATTCCAAAAATAATACCTATAGCCCAAATCATCATAACAGCAGTCTTTTCATCAACAGGTTTTCTTAAAACCAATCTAATTAAAGATTTAAATCCTTGTTCCGGCCTTACCAATTTCCCATCATCATTAAGTTGAGTAGGTCTGTGCTCTTGTCTTTCCATAACTCCTGCACTATAAAACTTAAGTGCTGCATCTATAATATTTGGTAAAAGTACAATAAAAGCAATTAATTTAACCCTACCAATAAATGCAGTAGCTGCAATACTTGCTCCTATAATAAGTGTACCAGTGTCTCCTGGGAAAACCTTTGCTGGATATTTATTATAATACAAGAATGCAATTAAAGTACCTAACATACTCATACTAATAATAGCTACATCATACTTACCTAGAACAATACAACTGATAGTTAAGGAAGTCATCGAAATAACTCCAAGACCTGATTCAATACCATTTAAACCTGCAAGCATATTAGTTAAATTAGAACAGATTGAAACAGCTATTGGAATTAGGATTATATACAAAAGACCAACATTAGGTGGTGCAATCCACCATA
This is a stretch of genomic DNA from Methanobrevibacter olleyae. It encodes these proteins:
- a CDS encoding MraY family glycosyltransferase produces the protein MSSLISIPTMPLVVIALICGILSFISTRLVMPWLIHKLEEAEIIGKDIHKSAHPIVAEMGGMGILFGFVIGIFVGIILFPTLTFQLAIVLVVILLVGMVGMVDDLIVLSSKEKLFLLFLAGVPLWWIAPPNVGLLYIILIPIAVSICSNLTNMLAGLNGIESGLGVISMTSLTISCIVLGKYDVAIISMSMLGTLIAFLYYNKYPAKVFPGDTGTLIIGASIAATAFIGRVKLIAFIVLLPNIIDAALKFYSAGVMERQEHRPTQLNDDGKLVRPEQGFKSLIRLVLRKPVDEKTAVMMIWAIGIIFGIIGIIVAILMPSVTHNQTFAQFIHLKDYFYYLG